AAGAAGCTTGGCGTGTGCCTTCACACCTCACGCACGACGATCCGCTCCTGGCCTGCCTGGTCGAAATCACCCGCCTGCATGGCGCCCCGTTCACCGCTCAGGCGCTCACCAGTGGACTGCCGCTGGTGGATCAGCGGCTGACCCCGGCGTTGCTGGCACGCGCCGCCGCCCGCGCGCATTGCACCACGCGCATCGTGCGCCGAACGCTTGAGGGCGTCCCCCCTGGGTTGCTGCCCGCCATCCTGATCCTGCACGGCAACCGCGCCTGCCTGCTGCTGGAGGACAGGGGTGAGCGCGGCTGGCTGATCCAGCATCCCGAATCGGCCAGCCCCGTCGAAATGCCGCGCGACGAACTGCTGAACGCCTACACGGGGGTGATGTGTTTTGTGCGGCCCCGGTACCGTTTCGAACGCCGAGCGCTTGTCAAAGGCCAGGCCCCACGCGCCGGGCACTGGTTCTGGTCCGCCATCCTCGACAACTGGCGGCTGTACCGCGACGCGCTGGTCGCCGCGGTGCTGATCAATCTCTTTGCGCTGGCACTGCCGCTGTTCAACCTGAACGTGTACGACCGCGTCGTGCCCAACAATGCCATCGACACGCTGTGGGTGCTCGCAGTGGGCATCGGTCTCATCGTGCTGTTCAACTACGCGCTCACGACGATACGCGCCTACGTGGTCGATACCGCCAGCAAACGCGTTGACGTGCGCCTGAGCGCGCAGATCATGGAACGCGTGCTTGACTTGCGCATGGAGGGACGACCCGCATCGGTGGGATCGTTCGCTTCCAACCTGCGTGCATTCGAGTCGGTACGTGACTTCATCGCTTCGGCCAGCCTCACGACGCTGGTCGACCTGCCGTTCGTGCTGCTGTTCCTGCTGGCGATGTGGTGGATCTCGCCGTGGATGCTGATCCCGCCCATCGTCGCCATCGTGCTGGCACTCATGGTGTCCTTCGTTGCGCAGGCGCGAATGGAGGCGCTCACTCTCAAGACCTTCCAGGCCAGTGCCCAGCGCAATGCCTTGCTCGTGGAATCATTGACCAATCTGGAAGCCGTCAAGACACTCAACGCCCAGGGCAGCGTGCAGCGCCAGTGGGAAAGCTCCACCGAGTTCATCGCCCACATAGGCACCCAGCTCAAGCTCACGTCGGCCTTCACCGTCGGCTTTGTCGCCGCCATGCAGCAACTGGTTTCGGTCGCCGTCATCATCATCGGCGTGTATGAAATTCAGCAGCAGCAAATGTCCATGGGCGGCATCATCGCCGCATCCATGATTGCCGGCCGCTGCCTTGCTCCGCTCGGTCAGGTGGCGGGCCTGATGATGCAGTTCCATCAGGCTCGCCTGTCGCTCGAATCGATCGACGGCTACATGAAAATGCCCATCGAGCATGACGAAGCGCAAGACTACGTGGCCCGCCCCGACCTGCGCGGCACGCTGGAGCTGCGCGATGTCAGCTTCAACTATCCCGGCAGCACGCAGACGGCGCTCGCAGGCATCAACCTGCGCATCGCCGCTGGCGAAAAGGTCGGCATCATCGGGCGCATAGGTTCGGGCAAAACTACCATTGAAAAATTGATGCTAGGCCTTTACCAGCCTACGCAAGGAGCTATCTTTATTGATGATGTGGATGCCCGTCAGATCGACCCCATCGACCTGCGCCGCGCGATAGGCCATGTCCCTCAGGACGCGATGCTGTTCTATGGCAGCCTCAAGCAAAACCTGCTGATGGGCGCGCCGTGGGCCACCGAAGACGAGATGTTGCATGCCGCCCGCATCGCGGGTGTCGACGAGTTCGCCGCACGCCACCCCCAAGGCTACGACATGACGATAGGCGAGCGTGGCGAGTCGCTGTCGGGCGGTCAGCGTCAGGCGATCGCCGTGGCTCGCGCGCTGATCAACGACCCGCCGGTGCTGCTGCTCGATGAGCCCAGCAGCAATCTCGACAACCAGAGTGAGGCGCAACTCAAGCAGCGCTTGCGCAAGGCCTGCACGGACAAGACGCTCGTGCTGGTGACGCACCGTACGGCCATGCTGGAGCTGATCGACCGCCTGGTGGTGATCGACGGCGGGCGCATCATGGCCGACGGGCCCAAACAGCAGGTGATCGACGCGCTCAAGCAGGGGCGCATCGGCCGCGCCGGAGGCCACGCATGAGCGAGCGCGTGCAAACGTGCGACCTGGCCGTGGATGCACAGTGGGCAGCCAGCCACGAGCAGGCTCGCGGTTCGCGGCTGCTGATCTGGGCTTCGCTCGCCGCCGTGGTCGCATTGCTGGTGTGGGCGAGCGTCGGGCAAATCGACGAAGTCGTGCGCGGCATGGGCAAGGTAGTGCCATCACGTCAGGTCCAAGTGGTGCAAAGCCTGGATGGTGGCGTCGTGCAGGAGATCCTCGTGCACCCGGGCGAACAGGTCGAACAAGGCCAAGTGCTGCTGCGCATTGATCCGACGCGCTTCACCGCCTCGCTGGGAGAAAACCGGGTCGAGCGCTTTGCACTGCAGGCCAAGGCCGCACGGCTGACGGCGCTGGCTACGAGCGAAGCGTTTCACGTACCCGACCAACTCGTGCGCGACGCGCCCCAGGTCGTGGAGATGGAGCGGCGCCTGTGGCAATCGCGCTCCCAGGAGCTGGAAAACACCGTCAGCATTGCACGGGACCAGCTGCGCCAGCGCCAGCAGGAGCTGCGCGCGACCCAGGCTACCCGCGACCAAGCCACGAGCAGCTGCCAACTCACGGCCGAAGAGCTCAAGGTCACCCGCCCGCTGCTGAGCACCGGTGCGGTCTCCGAGGTCGATCTGCTGAGACTGCAGCGCGACGTGGCGCGTTCATGTGGCGAGGCCAAATCGGCCGAGGCGCAGCTCGGACGCATCGCAGCGGCGATCAACGAAGCCGAACGCAAGATCCGCGAGGCCGAGCTCAACGTGCGCAACCAGGCGCGCATCGAGCTCTCGGATGTGCGCGCCAAGCTCTCCTCGCTGGAACAGGGCCAGGTGGCGCTGGCCGATCGCGTGAAACTCTCGGAAGTTCGCGCCCCCCTGCGCGGCACGGTCAACACCCTCATGGCCAATACCGTCGGTGGCGTGGTACAGCCCGGCAAGGAAATCCTTGACATCGTTCCGGCCGACGACACCTTGCTGCTCGAGGTGCGGATCAGCCCGCGGGACATCGGTTTTCTGCACGACGGACAACAGGCCCAGGTCAAGTTCACCGCCTACGATTTCGTGGTTTACGGCGGCCTCAAGGGCAAGGTCGAGCAGATCGGCGCCAACACCGTCACCGACGAACACGGCACGTCCTACTATGTGATCAAGGTACGCACCGAGGGCGTGCACGTGGGAGACAACTCGCGCCCCATCATCCCCGGCATGCAGGCCGACGTGAACATCCTGACCGGTCAGCGCACGCTGATGCACTACCTGCTCAAGCCCATCCTGCGCGCCAGAGCCAACGCCCTGACCGAGCGCTGACCCCACTGCCACCGATGTTGCAAGCTGCCGAACCCATCCTGATGCTGACCGCCAACGCCGTCTTGTGGCGACACTGGCAGACCTTGCGCAACGACCGATGGCTACCGCAACATGGCGCTACCGCCGCCGATCTGCAGGCGTGGTGCACGCAAGCGCAGCGCTGGGCCTTGCTCGACGCCGACCTGCCCGGCCTACCCGCGTGGGCCGAACGTGCTCACGGCACCCTCTTTCGTCAACAACACATCCTCGTGCTGAGCACCCGCCCAAGTGTCGAACAAGGTCACCACGCGCTTGCCCAGGGGGCCAGCGGTTACGCACACGCCCTCACGCCCACAAAAGCGCTCAACCACATCTTGGAGACGATCGCCCACGGCGGCATCTGGACCGGTCGCGCCTTGCTTGAACGCCTGCTCGCCGACGTGGGTGAGCGCCTGCCCCCGGTTGAATCGCCATGGCACGAGGCTGCGTGGACCGCCGCCCTCACGGCGCGTGAACGCATGGTCGCGGAGCGGGCGGCGCTGGGCCGCAGCAACGGCGACATCGCACAAGAACTCAACATCACCGAACGCACCGTGCGGGCCCACCTGTCCGCCACCTTCGAAAAGCTGCAAGTCAGCGACCGCCTGCAACTGGCCCTCAAGGTCCACGGCATCAGCCGCTGAGCTCGCGCCACTCGCCCCGCATTGGCGCTGGCGCCAATAGACAGGGTGGGCGTCCCTTCATAGGATGACGGCCGTCGTCCCCGCGAAGGCGCTGCCACCCGGCCCAAGCGCTCGCAGGGCAGCGATTCAGTTCAATCCACACACGATTACCACCATGGCCGCTGCAACCACCGTTCTCGTTACCCATCTCACCGGTCAAGCCTGGGTCCGCGGCGCCGATGGCATGCTCACCCCCCTGCGAGAGGGCATGCGCATCGCCGCTGATGCAGAAATCGTCACCGCCACGGGAGCGAGCGTGCAGGTGCAGGCCGACAACATGCCATCGGTCACGATAGGCGAAGGGCAGGACATTCTTCTGACCGCTGACCTGGTTTCACCCCCGCCATCCAATGAGGCCTCGGTCACCCAGCCAAGCGATGCGGCCGTCAACGACGTCATCAACGCGATCAATGCCGGACAAGACCCGCTGGCACAGCTTGATCCCACGGCTGCCATGCTGGGTGGCGGCGGAGGAGGAGAGCACTCCTTCGTGCGTCTGGCCAGCGTGATCGAGCTCACCACGCCGCTCGCGCTCAATTACCCGGTAAGCATGCCGGGTGACGAAATACCCCGTCCGCAAGCGGCCGTGGACGTGGACGAAACCACGATTGAGCCGCCTGCTCCTCCCGTCGAACCGCCTGCTCCCGTCGAGCCGCCTCCTCCCGTTGAGCCGCCGCCTCCTCCCGTTGAGCCGCCGCCTCCTCCCGTTGAGCCGCCGCCTCCTCCCGTTGAGCCGCCGCCTCCTCCCGTTGAGCCGCCGCCTCCTCCCGTTGAGCCGCCGCCTCCTCCCGTTGAGCCGCCGCCTCCTCCCGTTGAGCCGCCGCCTCCTCCCGTTGAGCCGCCGCCTCCTCCCGTCGAGCCACCGCTGCCTCTCAACTACAACATCGCGCTGCTGGTCGACATTTCAGGGAGCATGGATGAAACCCCTGCCGGGTTCACACAAACCCGGATGGAGATCACGAAAGATGCGCTGCATCAGCTGGTGACGACGCTGTCGGCTTACGACGGACAGGTCAACATCGGCCTGGTCAGCTTCAGCACCGGTGCCAGTCTGGTGCACAGCGTCACCGGGCTCACGTCCGGTGATGTGGCCGCTCACGTGTCTGCACTGGTGGATGCCATCAATGGCCTGACACCGGAGGGTGCGACCAACTATGAAGCAGCGTTCGACGCGGCGGCCAGCTGGCTGGGCAGCCAGACCACACCAACGCCGGACAACAACTTCCAGAACATCACCTACTTCCTTACCGACGGCAACCCGACGGTGTACAACGGCCAGACCGATTACTTTGCCGGCTCTACCGATTACAGGGACATGCAGCTGGCGCTGGACGCCTTCGCACCCTTGACTGAAAACGGCGGAAAGGTACATGCCATTGGCATCGGCGACACGGTGGATCAGGCCTACCTGAAGTTCTTTGACAACACCGATGTTGCAGGGATGGATACGGCGACACTGGACGACCGCACGCTGGACAGCAACGGCAACCTGGTCGTGAACCCGAACCAGACGGTGACTGGCGACGTGGGCCAACCCGAGTTCGTGGACGGGGCCTTCATCATCACGCCGCCTCCCGAAACAGCCGCAGCACACACTCCGTTGGCGCCACTCATGGCGACGGCGAGCCTGCATGGCCTGCTCGCTGACGACGGGGGCACACTGGGCGATGGCATCGATGCCGGCCAAGGCACGCAGACTGCCGACAGTCTCACCGATCACGAGGCGACGGGCGGCAACGATGGCGCCGGCGGACAAGGTGGCCCCCTGGCCATTGCGGATCTGTTGTCTGACCCGGCTCAGCCCGACGATATCGGCCATCTGCTACCGCCACCTGCGGACACCGGCAGCGGAGGCAGCGATACCAGCGCAGGTGCAGGTGCCGGAAGCGGGGATGCAGGCAGCGCCGGCCAAGCCGGGGGCGCAGGTGACGCAGGCGGTGGCTCCGTTGACCTCGCCTTGCCCGACGCGGCAGGCAACGTGAACACCATGATTCAGTCCGTGATCGACCAAGGCAAGCACGGCATGGATCAGGGCTGAATCGCGGGGCCGTCCCCCCGCTGCGCACGCGAACCCCGCGTGCGCAGTCGGCCGGTGCTTCTGGCCACGGCCCTTTCGCAATAGCCGCCATATCGGCTATCGTCGGCATTCGAGCGACGCCCACGCCAACACCAGTTTGCGGGCCGAACTCATCTCCAGCCCACCATGCCGATCGTGCGACCCATGGCAGACGAAGACGGTGCAGACATCGCCCCCCGGCGTCGCCGTGTGGTGCTGTGCGCAGGCGCAGGTGCCATTGCCTCCCTGGTGTTGCGTTTCAGTGCAAGCGCCAACGCCGTCACTCTGGATCGCGATCGGCTGGAGAGCAGCATGCGCTCGCGCTTCGGGGAGGCCGGCGTGCAAGCCTTGCACCAATGGTTCTCGCTGCTTGATACGCAGGCCGCGCGACCGCTCAACGCCCAGTTGATCGCCATCAACGAATTCTGGAACCGCATCGTGGTGGCATCCGATGACCTCAGCGTCTGGGGACAAGTCGACTACTGGGCGACGCCGCTGGAGTCGCTCGGCAAACGAGCGGGTGATTGCGACGACTACGTCATCGGAAAATATTTTTCATTGCTCCATCTGCGCGTTCCGACCGAGAGGTTGCGCTTCATCTATGTGCGCGCGCGCATCGGCGGAAGCGGCAGCACGCAAAGCATCGCTCACATGGTGCTGGGCTACTACGCCACCCCGCAAGCCGAACCGCTGGTGCTCGACAGCCTCACCAGCGACATCCTGCCCGCCACGGAACGCCCCGATCTCATCCCCGTGTTCAGCTTCAACGGCCAGGGCATCTATCTGCCCGGCCGACAACCCACGCCTGCCGATCGCATCAGTCGCTGGCCCGACCTGCTGGCGCGCATGCAGCAGGAAGGGTTCTTGCCTTGAAAGGGCTACTCCATGTCTTTGCTCAATCGTTTGCTGTTCAGCGTGACTCTGGCGATTGCCACCATCCTGATGGGCACGCTCGGCTGGAGCGTCACATCGGCGCGGCAATATCTCGACAGCCAACTGCAGTCCGAAGGCGACAACGCGGTATCCGCGCTTGCGCTCTCGCTTTCCCAGCCCGCAAACCAGGATCCGGTCACGCGCGACTTGCTGATGATGGCCTTGTTCGACACCGGCAAGTTCAGCGCGATCACGCTCACGGGCCTGGACGGAAAGTCGCTGTTCGAGCGGCGACAGACCCCGCAGTCACGCTACCGCGGCCAGGCACCGGGCTGGTTCGTGGCTCTGCTGCCCCTGCGTGCGCCGCAAGCGCAACGAGCCATCAGCGACGGCTGGAAACAGGTGGGGCAACTGAGCCTTACGGTAGACAACGGCTACGCTTACGACGCGCTATGGCGTTCAAGCACACGCATTTCCCTGCTGGTCATCGTCGCCGGACTGGCATGGGCCATTTTTGTGGCCGTACTTCTTCGGTGGTTTCGCCGGGTGCTGCATCAGCAGGTCGAAGACCAGGTCATGGCCATCGCCGGACAAGCCAGCCGTTCAGCGCACGCTGAGAGCGGGCACTCCGAGCCCGCCCGCGTAAGCGAACTTGCGGCAGTGGTCAGCGCCATCCAGGCAACGCGAGAGAGGGTGCGTGCGACCGCCCGGGAGCAGAGCGACCAGATCGAATCACTGCAACTGGAATTGCACACCGACCCCGTCACGGGCCTGCCCAATCGGCGCTATTTCATCAACGAGTTGCGCCGCGTGCTGGAGGCCGAATCCGACGAAGAGATGGCGACGGGGCATTTGATGCTCTTTCGCCAACGCGACCTGCTGGCCGTCAACGCGCAACTCAACCATGCGCAGACCGATGCGTGGCTTGCCCGGATGGCCAGACAAGTGAGCAACATCCTCACGCAATCGTCCCCGACTACGCCGGGTTCGCAGTTTGCGCGCCTCAACGGTTCGGATTTCATCGTCCTGCTGCCGCAGCTGGCGGGGCCCGAGGCGCTGGTGCTGGTTGAAACGATACGCCAGGCCTTGGAAAGCCTGCGCATCCCGCTCCCGCATGGAGAGCGCTGCCGCTGGGCCTACGCGCTGACGGACTACCTCCCCGGCGGCAGCGTCGGCAGCACCCTTGCCAGGCTTGACCAAGCCTTGATGCGAGCAGAAAGCGCCGGCA
This portion of the Comamonas flocculans genome encodes:
- a CDS encoding type I secretion system permease/ATPase; protein product: MASEETTFPAQREEAWRVPSHLTHDDPLLACLVEITRLHGAPFTAQALTSGLPLVDQRLTPALLARAAARAHCTTRIVRRTLEGVPPGLLPAILILHGNRACLLLEDRGERGWLIQHPESASPVEMPRDELLNAYTGVMCFVRPRYRFERRALVKGQAPRAGHWFWSAILDNWRLYRDALVAAVLINLFALALPLFNLNVYDRVVPNNAIDTLWVLAVGIGLIVLFNYALTTIRAYVVDTASKRVDVRLSAQIMERVLDLRMEGRPASVGSFASNLRAFESVRDFIASASLTTLVDLPFVLLFLLAMWWISPWMLIPPIVAIVLALMVSFVAQARMEALTLKTFQASAQRNALLVESLTNLEAVKTLNAQGSVQRQWESSTEFIAHIGTQLKLTSAFTVGFVAAMQQLVSVAVIIIGVYEIQQQQMSMGGIIAASMIAGRCLAPLGQVAGLMMQFHQARLSLESIDGYMKMPIEHDEAQDYVARPDLRGTLELRDVSFNYPGSTQTALAGINLRIAAGEKVGIIGRIGSGKTTIEKLMLGLYQPTQGAIFIDDVDARQIDPIDLRRAIGHVPQDAMLFYGSLKQNLLMGAPWATEDEMLHAARIAGVDEFAARHPQGYDMTIGERGESLSGGQRQAIAVARALINDPPVLLLDEPSSNLDNQSEAQLKQRLRKACTDKTLVLVTHRTAMLELIDRLVVIDGGRIMADGPKQQVIDALKQGRIGRAGGHA
- a CDS encoding HlyD family type I secretion periplasmic adaptor subunit, whose product is MSERVQTCDLAVDAQWAASHEQARGSRLLIWASLAAVVALLVWASVGQIDEVVRGMGKVVPSRQVQVVQSLDGGVVQEILVHPGEQVEQGQVLLRIDPTRFTASLGENRVERFALQAKAARLTALATSEAFHVPDQLVRDAPQVVEMERRLWQSRSQELENTVSIARDQLRQRQQELRATQATRDQATSSCQLTAEELKVTRPLLSTGAVSEVDLLRLQRDVARSCGEAKSAEAQLGRIAAAINEAERKIREAELNVRNQARIELSDVRAKLSSLEQGQVALADRVKLSEVRAPLRGTVNTLMANTVGGVVQPGKEILDIVPADDTLLLEVRISPRDIGFLHDGQQAQVKFTAYDFVVYGGLKGKVEQIGANTVTDEHGTSYYVIKVRTEGVHVGDNSRPIIPGMQADVNILTGQRTLMHYLLKPILRARANALTER
- a CDS encoding response regulator transcription factor; amino-acid sequence: MLQAAEPILMLTANAVLWRHWQTLRNDRWLPQHGATAADLQAWCTQAQRWALLDADLPGLPAWAERAHGTLFRQQHILVLSTRPSVEQGHHALAQGASGYAHALTPTKALNHILETIAHGGIWTGRALLERLLADVGERLPPVESPWHEAAWTAALTARERMVAERAALGRSNGDIAQELNITERTVRAHLSATFEKLQVSDRLQLALKVHGISR
- a CDS encoding retention module-containing protein, whose translation is MAAATTVLVTHLTGQAWVRGADGMLTPLREGMRIAADAEIVTATGASVQVQADNMPSVTIGEGQDILLTADLVSPPPSNEASVTQPSDAAVNDVINAINAGQDPLAQLDPTAAMLGGGGGGEHSFVRLASVIELTTPLALNYPVSMPGDEIPRPQAAVDVDETTIEPPAPPVEPPAPVEPPPPVEPPPPPVEPPPPPVEPPPPPVEPPPPPVEPPPPPVEPPPPPVEPPPPPVEPPPPPVEPPPPPVEPPLPLNYNIALLVDISGSMDETPAGFTQTRMEITKDALHQLVTTLSAYDGQVNIGLVSFSTGASLVHSVTGLTSGDVAAHVSALVDAINGLTPEGATNYEAAFDAAASWLGSQTTPTPDNNFQNITYFLTDGNPTVYNGQTDYFAGSTDYRDMQLALDAFAPLTENGGKVHAIGIGDTVDQAYLKFFDNTDVAGMDTATLDDRTLDSNGNLVVNPNQTVTGDVGQPEFVDGAFIITPPPETAAAHTPLAPLMATASLHGLLADDGGTLGDGIDAGQGTQTADSLTDHEATGGNDGAGGQGGPLAIADLLSDPAQPDDIGHLLPPPADTGSGGSDTSAGAGAGSGDAGSAGQAGGAGDAGGGSVDLALPDAAGNVNTMIQSVIDQGKHGMDQG
- a CDS encoding transglutaminase-like cysteine peptidase; translated protein: MADEDGADIAPRRRRVVLCAGAGAIASLVLRFSASANAVTLDRDRLESSMRSRFGEAGVQALHQWFSLLDTQAARPLNAQLIAINEFWNRIVVASDDLSVWGQVDYWATPLESLGKRAGDCDDYVIGKYFSLLHLRVPTERLRFIYVRARIGGSGSTQSIAHMVLGYYATPQAEPLVLDSLTSDILPATERPDLIPVFSFNGQGIYLPGRQPTPADRISRWPDLLARMQQEGFLP
- a CDS encoding bifunctional diguanylate cyclase/phosphodiesterase — encoded protein: MSLLNRLLFSVTLAIATILMGTLGWSVTSARQYLDSQLQSEGDNAVSALALSLSQPANQDPVTRDLLMMALFDTGKFSAITLTGLDGKSLFERRQTPQSRYRGQAPGWFVALLPLRAPQAQRAISDGWKQVGQLSLTVDNGYAYDALWRSSTRISLLVIVAGLAWAIFVAVLLRWFRRVLHQQVEDQVMAIAGQASRSAHAESGHSEPARVSELAAVVSAIQATRERVRATAREQSDQIESLQLELHTDPVTGLPNRRYFINELRRVLEAESDEEMATGHLMLFRQRDLLAVNAQLNHAQTDAWLARMARQVSNILTQSSPTTPGSQFARLNGSDFIVLLPQLAGPEALVLVETIRQALESLRIPLPHGERCRWAYALTDYLPGGSVGSTLARLDQALMRAESAGSDEVEYAPLQSENHVNDHQAQRQWQHLLHSALTTPGALSLQLRAFASRATGPVLHHEATLMAHPDAKTTLAGTLFLPVALRLGLSAGFDLKAIELALDWLRQNTHETLVIRISLASIQSASFLPQVKTTLQSAPEGIAARLVFEFDAYALQAETEEVTEFAPEVARYGAEVALRRLDQSPMALNQLHQVKLRFVKLGGDFVERASTSPGTRQLLIAMLETARHLALATLVAGTVTPETATWLRTHGAELLVERT